The DNA region TCTCCTTGAATATTGATGATATGTGAGTGATGTAACACTCGATCTAATATAGCGGTTGTAACGATTTTATCTCCTGCAAAGACTTGAACCCATTTACTAAATACAAGATTTGAAGTAAAAATGGTAGAGCTTTTTTCATAGCGTTTAGAAATAATTTGAAAAAAGTGATTGGCTTCTTCTTTGCTCATATTGAAATATCCAATCTCATCAATGACAAGTACCGATGGAGAGGCGATAGATTTCAAGAAGCTATCATATTTTTTCTCTTTTTTGGCTCTATTTGCATTACTTAAAAGCTCACTTATGGTGGTAAATCTTACTTTATAGCGATGTTGCACCGCTTTGAGTGCTAGCGCAATAGCAAGATGTGTTTTACCCACACCACTTTCACCTAAGAGGATGATGTTCTCATACTTTTTAACAAATATTAGGCTTGAGAGTTCTTCAATCTGTTTACGGTTCACGCCAACGGAGAAAGTGTAATCAAACTGCTCTAATGTCTTAATAACTGGGAATCCTGCGAGTTTGGTCAACATATTTTTAGACCTTCCTAGTCTATTATCTACTTCCACTCGTAATACCTCCTCCAAGAACTGTGTATATTGCCAATTCTCTTTAGCTGCCATACTGGCAATATCATGATATTTTTCGCCTATGATAGAGAGCTTGAGTTCTTTACATAACTCATCGATAGAGGTATCTAACTCCATAATGCACCACCATAAAATCCAACAGGAAGGATGATGTTTGCAACCATGGGTATAAACTCATCGT from Sulfurospirillum diekertiae includes:
- the istB gene encoding IS21-like element helper ATPase IstB, whose product is MELDTSIDELCKELKLSIIGEKYHDIASMAAKENWQYTQFLEEVLRVEVDNRLGRSKNMLTKLAGFPVIKTLEQFDYTFSVGVNRKQIEELSSLIFVKKYENIILLGESGVGKTHLAIALALKAVQHRYKVRFTTISELLSNANRAKKEKKYDSFLKSIASPSVLVIDEIGYFNMSKEEANHFFQIISKRYEKSSTIFTSNLVFSKWVQVFAGDKIVTTAILDRVLHHSHIINIQGDSYRLKEKKQTGVLHSEIYKFEAKSSNIEGQNQEVV